From Thermoflexus sp.:
TATGCGGAGGGCCGGGAATATGTGGAGCTGCTCCATGAGGACCTGAAGATCCGGCAGTTCGTGAAGGAGCAGCTCAAAGAGGCAGGGATCGCTCGAATTGAGATCGAACGGTTTCCCAAGCAGATCAATCTGTATATTCACGCGGCCCGGCCGGGCATCGTGATCGGCCGTCGGGGCCTGGGGATCAAGCAGCTGCGCCAGGCGGTTGAGGAGATGACCGGGAAGAAGGCCCGCGTGGAGATCGTGGAGGTCCCTAAACCCGAGCTCGAGGCGGCCATTGTGGCGGAGAGCATCGCCCAGCAGATCGAGAAGCGGGTTAGCCATGCCCGGGCGATGAAGCGGGCGATCCAGCAGGCCATGCGGGCCGGGGCGAAAGGGATCCGGATCACGGTCTCGGGCCGTCTGGGGGGAGCGGAGATGGCCCGCACGGAGACGCTGATGGAGGGCCGGGTCCCTCGCCATACGCTGCGGGCGGATATCGATTATGCCCTGGCGGAAGCGATCACCAAGTGGGGGAAGATCGGCGTCAAGGTCTGGATCTACCGTGGGGATACAGAGCCCGGCGCCTACGTCCAG
This genomic window contains:
- the rpsC gene encoding 30S ribosomal protein S3 — protein: MGRKVHPIGFRLGITKNWLARWYAEGREYVELLHEDLKIRQFVKEQLKEAGIARIEIERFPKQINLYIHAARPGIVIGRRGLGIKQLRQAVEEMTGKKARVEIVEVPKPELEAAIVAESIAQQIEKRVSHARAMKRAIQQAMRAGAKGIRITVSGRLGGAEMARTETLMEGRVPRHTLRADIDYALAEAITKWGKIGVKVWIYRGDTEPGAYVQQTAEMVARVTSAQRGG